A genomic stretch from Hoplias malabaricus isolate fHopMal1 chromosome 4, fHopMal1.hap1, whole genome shotgun sequence includes:
- the mpi gene encoding mannose-6-phosphate isomerase isoform X2 has product MEEVRVFPLCCVVQNYAWGKVGLDSEVAKLILGGDPQAVIEDSKPYAELWMGAHPKGDALIKDNRISQRTLGQWIADYPGCLGSKVKDTFQGQLPFLFKVLSVNTALSIQAHPNRELAAKLHAQFPEHYPDNNHKPEMAIALTQFEGLCGFRPVEEILTFLKVVPEFHALVGNEAADELQSSVGNPGRISLALRKCFSRMMNCEKKVFVDQLNMLVKRVSEEAAAGKDTSSSNGELLLRLHSQYPGDIGCFSIYFLNRILLKPGEAMFLGANEPHAYLSGDCIECMACSDNTVRAGLTPKYIDVNTLCEMLSYSPAPASAKIFPSVQDPSDPCVYLYDPPVPDFTVLRIQIPPSVKQYTVSSLDCAGILLVVQGEANASSAAAYADITLRRGSVLFISANECVTLQVTSSNGMTMFRACCLLKRKQ; this is encoded by the exons ATGGAGGAAGTGAGAG TGTTTCCACTGTGCTGTGTGGTGCAGAACTACGCCTGGGGAAAGGTGGGGCTGGACAGTGAGGTGGCTAAACTGATCCTTGGTGGAGACCCCCAAGCTGTGATAGAGGACAGCAAGCCTTATGCTGAG cTTTGGATGGGTGCCCATCCAAAAGGTGATGCCCTTATCAAAGACAACAGGATATCCCAAAGGACACTGGGGCAGTGGATTGCAGATTACCCAGGATGCTTGGGTTCAAAAGTCAAAGACACATTCCAGGGACAGCTCCCCTTCCTTTTCAAAGTGCTGTCTGTCAACACTGCACTGTCCATTCAGGCACATCCTAACAGG GAGCTGGCTGCCAAGCTCCATGCCCAGTTTCCTGAGCACTATCCTGACAACAACCATAAGCCTGAGATGGCCATAGCGCTAACACAATTTGAAGGTCTTTGTGGCTTCCGGCCAGTGGAGGAAATCCTCACTTTTCTCAAAG TTGTCCCAGAATTCCACGCTCTGGTTGGTAATGAAGCAGCAGATGAGCTGCAGAGTAGCGTGGGTAACCCAGGCCGAATCTCCCTGGCCCTGAGAAAGTGCTTCAGCAGGATGATGAACTGTGAGAAGAAAGTATTTGTGGACCAGCTCAATATGCTGGTGAAAAGAGTGTCAGAAGAAG CGGCTGCAGGGAAAGACACATCAAGCAGTAATGGAGAGCTGTTGCTACGGCTACACTCACAGTACCCTGGCGACATCGGCTGCTTCTCTATCTACTTTCTGAACCGCATTTTGCTGAAGCCTGGAGAAGCCATGTTCCTGGGTGCAAATGAACCTCACGCCTACCTCTCTGGTG aCTGCATTGAGTGCATGGCCTGTTCGGATAACACAGTTCGTGCAGGCTTGACCCCAAAGTATATTGATGTGAACACGTTATGTGAAATGCTGAGCTACAGTCCTGCTCCAGCTAGTGCCAAAATCTTCCCCTCGGTTCAGGACCCTTCAGACCCCTGTGTCTACCTGTATGACCCACCTGTACCAGACTTCACTGTCTTGAGGATACAG ATTCCCCCTTCAGTAAAGCAATACACAGTGAGTTCTCTGGACTGTGCTGGGATTCTGCTGGTGGTCCAGGGTGAGGCTAATGCTTCTTCAGCTGCTGCCTATGCTGACATCACTCTGCGGAGGGGTTCTGTTCTCTTCATTTCAGCCAATGAGTGTGTCACGCTGCAGGTGACATCATCCAATGGCATGACCATGTTCCGTGCTTGCTGTCTGCT GAAGAGAAAGCAATGA
- the mpi gene encoding mannose-6-phosphate isomerase isoform X1: protein MRYIRITTSPVFPLCCVVQNYAWGKVGLDSEVAKLILGGDPQAVIEDSKPYAELWMGAHPKGDALIKDNRISQRTLGQWIADYPGCLGSKVKDTFQGQLPFLFKVLSVNTALSIQAHPNRELAAKLHAQFPEHYPDNNHKPEMAIALTQFEGLCGFRPVEEILTFLKVVPEFHALVGNEAADELQSSVGNPGRISLALRKCFSRMMNCEKKVFVDQLNMLVKRVSEEAAAGKDTSSSNGELLLRLHSQYPGDIGCFSIYFLNRILLKPGEAMFLGANEPHAYLSGDCIECMACSDNTVRAGLTPKYIDVNTLCEMLSYSPAPASAKIFPSVQDPSDPCVYLYDPPVPDFTVLRIQIPPSVKQYTVSSLDCAGILLVVQGEANASSAAAYADITLRRGSVLFISANECVTLQVTSSNGMTMFRACCLLKRKQ, encoded by the exons ATGCGCTACATCCGCATCACGACGTCACCCG TGTTTCCACTGTGCTGTGTGGTGCAGAACTACGCCTGGGGAAAGGTGGGGCTGGACAGTGAGGTGGCTAAACTGATCCTTGGTGGAGACCCCCAAGCTGTGATAGAGGACAGCAAGCCTTATGCTGAG cTTTGGATGGGTGCCCATCCAAAAGGTGATGCCCTTATCAAAGACAACAGGATATCCCAAAGGACACTGGGGCAGTGGATTGCAGATTACCCAGGATGCTTGGGTTCAAAAGTCAAAGACACATTCCAGGGACAGCTCCCCTTCCTTTTCAAAGTGCTGTCTGTCAACACTGCACTGTCCATTCAGGCACATCCTAACAGG GAGCTGGCTGCCAAGCTCCATGCCCAGTTTCCTGAGCACTATCCTGACAACAACCATAAGCCTGAGATGGCCATAGCGCTAACACAATTTGAAGGTCTTTGTGGCTTCCGGCCAGTGGAGGAAATCCTCACTTTTCTCAAAG TTGTCCCAGAATTCCACGCTCTGGTTGGTAATGAAGCAGCAGATGAGCTGCAGAGTAGCGTGGGTAACCCAGGCCGAATCTCCCTGGCCCTGAGAAAGTGCTTCAGCAGGATGATGAACTGTGAGAAGAAAGTATTTGTGGACCAGCTCAATATGCTGGTGAAAAGAGTGTCAGAAGAAG CGGCTGCAGGGAAAGACACATCAAGCAGTAATGGAGAGCTGTTGCTACGGCTACACTCACAGTACCCTGGCGACATCGGCTGCTTCTCTATCTACTTTCTGAACCGCATTTTGCTGAAGCCTGGAGAAGCCATGTTCCTGGGTGCAAATGAACCTCACGCCTACCTCTCTGGTG aCTGCATTGAGTGCATGGCCTGTTCGGATAACACAGTTCGTGCAGGCTTGACCCCAAAGTATATTGATGTGAACACGTTATGTGAAATGCTGAGCTACAGTCCTGCTCCAGCTAGTGCCAAAATCTTCCCCTCGGTTCAGGACCCTTCAGACCCCTGTGTCTACCTGTATGACCCACCTGTACCAGACTTCACTGTCTTGAGGATACAG ATTCCCCCTTCAGTAAAGCAATACACAGTGAGTTCTCTGGACTGTGCTGGGATTCTGCTGGTGGTCCAGGGTGAGGCTAATGCTTCTTCAGCTGCTGCCTATGCTGACATCACTCTGCGGAGGGGTTCTGTTCTCTTCATTTCAGCCAATGAGTGTGTCACGCTGCAGGTGACATCATCCAATGGCATGACCATGTTCCGTGCTTGCTGTCTGCT GAAGAGAAAGCAATGA